Genomic segment of Rubrivirga sp. SAORIC476:
CGTGCTCGACACGCTCGAAGAGCTGGGGCTGGACGAGACCACACTCGTCCTCTACCTCGGCGACAACGGCTTCCTGCTCGGCGAGCACGGCCTGATCGACAAGCGGAACGCCTACGAGGAGTCGATCCGGATCCCGATGCTCGCCTGGGCGCCCGGCTGGATCGAGCCCGGCACGACCGTCGACGGCCTCGTCCGCAACCTCGACATCGCGCCGACGATCCTGGAACTGACCGGCACGCGGTCGGCCATCGACATGGACGGCACCTCGTTCCTCGACCTGCTCCGTGGCGGCGACGGCGGCGCGGGCGACCGCGAGTTCCTCTACGAGTACTACTGGGAATACGCCTTCCCCCACACGCCGACGACCTTCGCGCTGCGCGGCGACCAGTACAAGTTCATCACCTACCACGGCGTCTGGGACACCGAGGAGCTGTACGACATCGTCGCCGACCCGGAGGAGCGGACCAACCTCGTGGAGGCGCTGCCGCAGGTAGCCGCCCAGATGCGCAGCCGCCTCTACGACCGCCTCGCGGCCGACGACGCCATGCGGGTCCCGATGCGCCGCGGCTCCTGGAAGGCAGGCGAGCGGCTGGTGTACGACTGATGCGAACCGGGACGCCCGCACCGACGATGAGGTCTCCCGCGAGGGGGTACCGCAGTCCGGCTCTGCTCGGCCTGCGAGCGGTGGCGCTTCTCCTCTGCTCGGGTCTCGTCCTGCCCGCGCTCGCCCAGCGGACGCAGGTCTCGGTCAACGACGGCTGGCGCTTCTGGAACGACGACTCCCCCGGCGCCGACGCCCCGGCCTTCGACGACGCGAACTGGGAGCAGGTCGACCTCCCGCACACCTGGAACGCCGAGGACGCCTTCGACGACGTGCCCGGCTACCGACGCGGCATCGGCTGGTACCGGCGTACCCTCCACCTCGGTGCCGAGACGGGCAGCCCCGGCCGTCGCCGGTTCCTGCACGTCGAGGGCGCCAATCAGGTCGCCGAGGTGTGGGTGAACGGGCAGCCCGTCGGCGGCCACGTGGGTGGCTACACCGCGTTCACGCTCGACGTGACCGACGCTGTACGGCCCGGCGACAACACCGTCGCCGTGCGCGTGGACAACCGCCACGACGCCGACATCCCGCCGCTCGATGCCGACTTTACGTTCTACGGGGGGCTCTACCGCGACGTGTGGCTGGTCGAGACCGACGCGGTCCACCTGAGCACCGCGTGGGGCGCCTCGGGCGTCCGGCTGGACACGCCGGCGCTGGCCGACGGCGACACGCGGGTCCGCGCCCGCGCCGGGGTGGTCAACGACGGCCTCGAGGCGGTCCAGGCGATGGTGACGCACACGCTCCGCGACCCGGCCGGTGGCGTCGTAGCGGTGTGGCAGCAGACCGCGGCAGTCGGGGCGGGGGAGACGGTCGAGGTCGAGGCGTGGAGCGAGGCGATCTCCGACCCGGCGCTCTACACGCCCGAGACACCCGCCGTCTACCGCGTCGAGACGCGGGTCACGGCCGGGCGGCACCAGGACGCGGTCACGAGTCCGCTTGGCTTCCGCTGGGTCGCCGCCGACGGCGACGGGTTCATGCTCAACGGCGTCCGTCGCCAGCTCCACGGCACGAACCGCCACCAGGACTGGGCGGGCCTCGGCAACGCGCTCTCCGACGACCAGCACCGGCGCGACGTGCAGATCGTGGAGGAGACCGGCTTCGACTTCCTCCGCCTGGCCCACTACCCGCAGGACGAGGCCGTGCTCGCCGAGGCCGACCGGCTGGGGCTGCTCGTCTGGGAGGAGATCCCGGTCGTCAACACGATCACGCAATCGGAGGCCTTCGCCGCGAACGCCGAGCGGCGACTGCGTGAGATGGTCCGCCAGCATTACAACCACCCGTCCGTCGTGATGTGGGGGTACATGAACGAGATCCTGCTGCGAATCCCCGAGGACGCGCCGCCGGATTACGTCGACGACGTGCGCACCCTCGCCGAGCGGCTGGACGCGGTCGCCCAGGCCGAGGACGCCACGCGCCTCACCGCGATGGCGGTTTCGTTCAACGAGGCCGCGTACCGCATCGCCGACGCCGCCGACGTGTTCGCCTTCAACCTCTACTTCGGCTGGTACCACGACACGTTCGCCGACCTCGGCGTCTTCCTCGACAGCCTCCACACGGCGCACCCGGACGTGCCGCTGATGCTGAGCGAGTACGGCGCAGGCTCCGACGAGCGGATCCACAGCGACCGGCCGGTCCGCTTCGACTTCTCGACCGAGCACGCCGAGGACTTCCACCGGGCGTCCCTGCGGACCGTCCTCGACCGCCCGTGGATGGTCGGCAGTGCGGTCTGGAACCAGTTCGACTTCGGCTCGGCCGGGCGCCAGGACACGAAGGACGGCATCAACCAGAAAGGGCTCTTCTTCTTCGACCGGACGCCGAAGGACGTGGCGCACCTGTACCGGGCGATGCTCCGCGACGATCTCGTGATCCATGTCGAGCACGACCACCCGCACCGGTCCGGGCCGCACCGCCAGCGCGTGCGGGTGTTTTCGAACGCCGACGAGGTGGGGCTGACAGTCGGCACGAAGATCATGGGACCCGCCGTGCCGGAGGATGGGCTCGTGGTGTTCGAGGTCGACCTCGTGCCAGGGGAGAACCCGCTCCAGGCAGTCGGCCTGTCGGGGGATCAGGCCGTGTTCCACGCCACCACGCTCCACTACGCCGACCTCGGCGCGTTCTTCGAGGGGACCGCCGACGCCCCGCCCGCCGTCGCCCTCAACGTCGGCGCCGACCACTCGTTCGCCGACCCGGCGGGCCTCGTCTACGTCGCCGAGGCGGACTGGCCCGGCCCGATGCCGGTGGGGGAGGCCCGCCGCACGCACCACCGCATCGACGGGACCGAGGAGGACGCCCGCTTCCAGTCCTTCCGCGAGATGCCTGCGGTCTGGTCGCTGCCGATGCTGCCCGCCGGGACCTACGACCTCACGCTCGGTGCCGCCCGCGCGGGGGGCGAGCCGGGGACCGTTACGGTACGGCTCGGGGATGCCGCGTGGGGCCTCCAGGCCGAGCACGCCGCGATGGCGCGGAACCACGTCCCGCTCGGCCCCGCCCTCGGGATGCTCCGCCTCGACCTCGCCGATCCCTGGTGGGCCGTCGAGAGCCGCGTCCGGTTCACCCTCGCCCAGCCGACCGCGCCCGTCCTCGCCGTCACCGGAGACGGTGGGCGTCCGGTCCTGTCCACCCTCGTCCTCCGCCGCCTCTAGTCATGGCCCGACTCCCTCTGCTCCTCGCCCTGCTGGCCGTCGCCGCGTGCGCGCCGTCCGCCCCGTTGGCTCCGCCCCCCTCGGTCGCCGAGGTGGAGGGCGTCGCCTACACGATGTCGGCCGAGGAGGAGGCCTTCCTCGACACGCTCCAAGCGCGCACCTTCCGCTGGTTCTGGGAGACGACCCCGGAGAACGGCCTCACGCACGACCGCTACCCGAGCCGCGACTTCTCCTCGGTCGCTGCCATCGGCTTCGCGCTCCCGGCCTACGGCATCGGCGCCGAGCGCGGCTTCGTGACGCGCGCCGCCGCCGCCGAGCGGACGCTGACGACGCTCCGCACCCTCTACACCGCGCCCCAGGGACCCGAGCAGGTCGGCACGGCCGGCCACCGCGGCTACTTCTACCACTTCCTGGAGTACGACGACGCGACGCGCTTCCGCAACGTCGAGTTGTCTACCATCGACACGGCGCTGCTCATGGCGGGCGTCCTGTTCTCGCGCGAGTACTTCGACGGGACCGCCGAGGCGGAGCAGGACATCCGGGCCTATGCCGACTCGCTCTACCAGCGCGTCGAGTGGCCGTGGTTCCGCAAGCCCGGCGACACGCGCCTCACGATGGGCTGGCACCCGGAAACCGACTTCCTGCGCGCCGACTGGCGGGGCTACAACGAGGCGATGATCCTCTACCTCCTCGGCCTCGGTTCCCCGACGCACCCCCTCGACGCGTCCGTCTGGCCGACCTGGACGAGCACCTACGAGTGGGAAGACTTCTACGGCTACGAGCACGTCAACTTCACGCCGCTCTTCGGCCACCAGTACAGCCACATGTTCGTCGACTTCCGCGGCATCCAGGACCAGTGGATGCGCGACCGATCGGCCGAGGAGGGCGAGCCCATCGACTACTTCGAGAACAGCCGCCGGGCGACGCTCAGCCAGCAGGCCTATGCCATCGACAACCCGGGCGGCTGGGCCGACTACTCGGCCGAGATTTGGGGCCTCACGGCCAGCGACGGTCCCTCTGACGCCGCCGTCGAGGTGAACGGCGAGGAGCGCCAGTTCCACACGTACTGGGCGCGCGGCGCCAGCACGGACCACGTCAACGACGACGGCACGCTCACGCCGACGGCCGCGGGCGGCTCGATCCCGTTCGCGCCCGAGATCACGATCCCGACGCTGATGGCGATGGCCGAGCGCTACCCCGCGCTCTGGACCGACGACTACGGCTTCCGCGACGCCGTCAACCCGACGTTCACCTTCGAGGACGTCCAGATCAAGCGCAACTCGGAGGTCACGCCGTACGGCTGGGTGGACCACGACTACCTCGGCATCGACCAGGGCCCGATCCTGATCATGGCCGAGAACTACCGGACGGGGCTCGTCTGGGAGACGCTCAAGCGCAGCCCCTACCTCGTTCGCGGCCTGCAGCGCGCCGGCTTCGAGGGTGGCTGGCTCGACGGCGCCCGCGCCGAAGCCGTCGAGGCCCTCGACCTGCCCCCCGCCCGGGTGGCCGAGGGCCCTGGCGCCGACCGCCTGCTGGTGGTGGTCCTGGGCTCCTCGACGGCCGAGGGCACTGGCCCGACGCACCGCGACAGCACCTGGGTGAATCGCTTCCGCACCCACCTGGAGGGCGTCGACGCGCGGTTCGACGTGCTCAACCTCGCCCGCGGCGGGTATGCGACGTTCCACCTGATGCCCGGCGGGACCGTCGCTCCTGACCACATCCGGAACGCGCCCGACCCGGCGCGCAACATCGACGCGGCGCTCGCCCGCAATCCGGACGCCATCGTCATCAACCTGCCGTCCAACGACGCCGCCTACGGGGTCGATGCGGCGACGCAGATGTCCAACTTCGACGCCATGATCGCGAAGGCCGACGCCGCCGGGGTCCCGGTCTGGATCACCACGACGCAGCCGCGCGATTTTTCTGACCCCGAGCAGGTCGCGGTCCAGCGCGCCGTCCGCGACCAGATCCGGGCCCGCTACGGCGACCGCGCCATCGACTTCTGGACCGGCTTCGAGGACACCGACGGCGGCCAGGACGCCGATTGGGGGTCGGGCGACAACGTCCACTACAACGACGCCGCCCACCGCGTCTTCTTCGAGCGCGTCCGCGACGCCGGCGTCGCCGCCACCGTCCTCGCCGGCAACTAGACGAAGGGGGGCTGGGCGACTCCGCCCAGGCCACGCCCACACGCCACCATGACCGTCCGCCTCCTCCTGCTCCTCGGCCTCGGCGTCGCGCTCGGCCCCCTCGCGGGCTGCGCCGAGGCGGACGCGGACGAGGTGGTGCTGGAGTTCTGGGCGATGGGCGCCGAGGGAGAGAAGGTGCAGCCGCTCATCGAGCGGTTCGAGGCCGAGCACCCCGGTATCCGCGTCGAGGTCCAGCAGCAGCCCTGGACCTCCGTCCACGAGAAGCTGCTGACGGCGTTCGCGGGCCGCTCCACGCCCGACGTGTCGCAGTTCGGCAACACGTGGGTCGCCGAGATGGAGGCGCTCGGCGCGCTGGAGGACCTCACGCCCTACGTTCGCCGGTCGGCCGTGGTGGACGAGGCGGACTACTTCTCCGGCGTATGGGACACCAACGTGATCGACGGCCGGCTGTGGGGCGTCCCGTGGTACGTCGACACGCGGCTGCTCTTCTACCGGACCGACCTGTTCGCCCAGGCGGGCTACGACGCGATGCCGGACACCTGGGACGGGTGGGTCGAGGCCATGCACGCCGTGAAGGCGGTCCAGCCGGAGGGCGGCTACCCGATCCTGCTCCCCGTCAACGAGTTCGAGCCGCCGCTCATCCTCGGCCTCAACACCGCCGACGTGCTCCGCGACGGCGACCGCTACGGCAACTTCCGCAGCGACGGCTTCCGGCGCGCGTTCACGTTCTACGTCGACCTCTTCCGCGAGGGGCTGGCGCCGGCGACCTCGGGGACCGAGATCTCGAACCTGTACCAGGAGATCGACCGCGGGCGCTTCGCGAGCACCATCACTGGCCCCTGGAACATCGGCGAGTTCCAGCGCCGCCTGACCGAGCACCCGGACGACTGGGGGACGGCGCCCATTCCCGGCCCGGACCCGGGCACGCCGGGCGTCTCGGTCGCGGGCGGGGCCAGCCTGGTCATCTTCGAGCGGTCGCCCCACAAGGCCGAGGCGTGGCTGCTGGTCGAGTTCCTCTCGCGGCCCGACATCCAGGCCGAGTTCAACGCGCTCACGGGCGACCTCCCGCCGCGGGCGTCGGTCTGGGAGACGACCGGCCTCGCCTCCGATCCCTACGCGCGGGCCTTCTTCGAGCAACTGGCGCACGTCCGCCCGACCCCCAAGATCCCGGAGCAGGAGCGCATCGCGCAGACCATCCGCCAGTACGCCGAGGCGGCGGCGCGCGGCCAGCGCACCATCGACGAAGCGCTCGCCGCGCTGGACGCGGACGTGGACCGGGCCCTCGAAAAGCGGCGCTGGCTGCTGGACCGCGAGGTGGGGCGATGAGCACCGTCACCCATACCGACGCCGACCTCGCGGCGACCGTCGGCCCGCCCGCTGTGCCCACCTCGGCACCGAGGCGGGTCCGGTGGCGTCCGCGGATGCCGCAGACGGCCGCCAGCCGGGCGGCGGCGCTGTTCATCGCGCCGTCGCTGCTGGTGATCGGGCTGTTCTTCTTCCTGCCGGTCGCCGCCGCGCTCGCGCTGAGCCTGACCGACTTCGACCTCTACGCCCTCGCCGACCCCAGCACGGCGCGGTTCGTGGGGCTGAAGAACTACGCGGAACTGGCGCAGTCGGCTGAGTTCTGGCAGGCGCTCCGGAATACGCTCTACTTCGTCGTCGTCGGCGGCCCGTTGTCGGTGGCCGTGTCGCTGGGCACCGCGCTGCTGGTTAGCTCGAAGCTGACGCGCTGGAAGGGGCTCTGGCGGACGGTCTTCTTCGCGCCCGTCGTGACCACGCTCGTCGCCGTCGCGGTCGTCTGGCGGTACCTCTACAACGGCCAGTACGGGCTGCTCAACGCGGCGCTGGGCGCGGTCGGCATTGAGGGCGTCGACTGGCTGGGCGACCCGGCCTGGGCGATGCCGGCCATCATCGGGCTGGCCGTGTGGAAGAACTTCGGGTACAACATGATCATCTTCGTGGCCGGGCTCGCGGGCGTCCCCGAGGAACTCTACGAGGCCGCGCGGATCGACGGGGCCGGGTGGTGGGCGCAGTTCCGCCACGTAACGCTCCCAGAGCTCGCGCCGACGTTCCTGTTCGTCGGCGTGATCACCATGATCGGCTACTTCCAGCTCTTCGCCGAGCCCTACGTGATGACCGAGGGCGGCCCGCTCAGGAGCACCGTCAGCGTGGTCTACCTGATGTACGAGGAGGGCTTCAAGTGGTGGAATCTGGGCTACGCCTCCGCCGTCGCCTTCGTCCTGTTCGCGATGATGCTGGTCGGGACGCTCGTGCAGCTTCGCCTGCAGCGAGGGGACCCATGAGCGCCACCGACATCGCCCGCCTCGGCACCGAGGTGGAGGCACCCGCCACCCGATGAACCGACGCCTCACCACGACGCTCCTCCACGTCGCGCTCCTCGGGGTCGCGGCCGTGACGGCGTTCCCGCTGCTGTGGATGCTGTCGGCGTCGTTCATGCCGAGCGGCGAGGCCAGCACGTTTCCGCCGCCGCTGCTGCCGTCGACGCCGACGTTGGAGCACTACCAGGCCCTGTTCGCGCGCGCCGACATGGGCCGCTACCTCCTCAACAGCGCGCTGGTGGCGACGGCCGTCACCGTCGTCTCGCTGTTCATCAACTCGCTGGCCGGGTACGCCTTCGCCAAGCTCCGCTTCCGGGGGCGGGAGAAGCTGTTCCGCTCGCTGCTGGCCGCGCTCGTGATCCCGGCGCAGGTGGCGATGCTGCCGCTGTTTCTGGAGATGCGCGCGCTCGGGCTGGTCAACTCGTACGCGGGCGTCATCGTCCCGGCGGCGGCGAGCATCTTCGGCATCTTTCTCATTCGCCAGTTCGCGCTCTCGATCCCGGAGAGCCTGCTGGAGGCGGCGCGCATCGACGGGGCGACCGAGTTCGAGATCTACTGGCGCATCGCGATGCCTCTCATGCGCCCCGTCCTCGTGACGCTGGCCCTGTTCACCTTCATGGGGTCGTGGAACGACTTCATGTGGCCTCTGATCGTCCTCACCGACGACGACCTGTACACCCTGCCCGTCGCGCTGGCGACGCTCACGCGCGAGCGGGTGCAGGACAACGAGTTCATGATGGCGGGCGCCGTCGTGACCACGCTGCCGGTGCTCGTCGTCTTCCTCGCCCTCCAGCGCCACTACGTCCGCGGCATCATGCTCGGCGGCGTGAAGGGGTAGGGGCGTGAGGGAGGGGCCCCGTCGACGCAGCTCCTCCCTCACCCCGCCCTCCCACACACCCAGCCTCCTCTCCCTGTGGAACTCGCAGTCTCCACCCGCTTCACCACCGCGGACCTCGCGCGGCCCGTCAGTCCGATGCTCCTCCTCGGCGGAGGCGGGCTGACGGCGGCCCTGTCGGCCGCGGGCACGGGCGTCGTCACCTCCGGCGGCTCCGACCTGACCCGCTGGCGAGCCGACCGGGTCGAGGACGCCGACGGACTGGCCCTCTTCCTCCGCGACCTCGACACGGGCCACGTCTGGACCGCCGGGTGGCGGCCGGGCGACGAGGCCTACGAGGCGCGCTTCGGCGTGGGGACGGTCGAGATCGTCCGCCAGGATGCGGGCGTCGAGACGCGGCTGTGCCTCGCCGTGGCGCCTGAGGGCGCGCTCGTGGGGCGCCTCCAGCTTCGCTCGCTGGACGGCCGGGCGCGGCGGATCGAGGTGACGACGCTGGCAGAGGTCGTTCTCCACGACCGCTCGGCAGATGCCTCGCACCCGGCGTTCTCGAAGCTGTTCGTGCAGACGGAGCGCCTCGACGATCGGCCGGTGCTCCTCGCCAAGCGTCGCCCGCGGACGCCCGAGGACCCCTCGGTGTGGCTCGGCCACTGGCTCGACGACGCGGCCGCGGCGGTGTCGTGGGAGACCGACCGGCTCCGGTGTGTCGGCCGCGGGCGGCGGCGGACCGACCCGGCGATGATGGACGCCTCCGGCGACCTCGGGGGCACGGTGGGGGCGGTGCTCGACCCCGTCGTCGCGCTGCGGACGGTGGTCGCGGTCTCCGCCGAGGGCGTCGCGACGCGCGCGTTCGGGCTGGCTGGTGGTGCGTCCCGCGAGGCCGTCTCCGCCCACGCCGGCGCGCTGGGCGACCTCGGGGCCGTCGACCTGGCCCTCCGGGCGGCCTCGGACGCCGAGCAGGCCCGCCGCGACTGCCTCGGCCTGGACGATGCCGCGGCCGACGCCGCCCAGTCGCTCATCGGGCCGTTGCTGATGGGCGACCCCAGCCTCTGGGCGCCCGCCGCGCTCCGCGCGGCTGCGACCGACGGCGACGCGCTCCCCATCGACGGTGCCGGGCCGCTGGTGGTCGTCCGCGTGCGGACCGAGGCGGGCGTGGGGGCGGTCCGCCACCTCGCCGCGTGGCAACGCTACTGGGCCGACCTCGGGCTGCCCGTCCGCCTCCTCGCCGTCGCCGACGACCCCGACGCGCTCGCCGAGGAAGGCGGCCCGGTCGTCGGCGCGGACCGGGAGGCGCAGGCGGCCCGGCTCGCC
This window contains:
- a CDS encoding glucoamylase family protein encodes the protein MARLPLLLALLAVAACAPSAPLAPPPSVAEVEGVAYTMSAEEEAFLDTLQARTFRWFWETTPENGLTHDRYPSRDFSSVAAIGFALPAYGIGAERGFVTRAAAAERTLTTLRTLYTAPQGPEQVGTAGHRGYFYHFLEYDDATRFRNVELSTIDTALLMAGVLFSREYFDGTAEAEQDIRAYADSLYQRVEWPWFRKPGDTRLTMGWHPETDFLRADWRGYNEAMILYLLGLGSPTHPLDASVWPTWTSTYEWEDFYGYEHVNFTPLFGHQYSHMFVDFRGIQDQWMRDRSAEEGEPIDYFENSRRATLSQQAYAIDNPGGWADYSAEIWGLTASDGPSDAAVEVNGEERQFHTYWARGASTDHVNDDGTLTPTAAGGSIPFAPEITIPTLMAMAERYPALWTDDYGFRDAVNPTFTFEDVQIKRNSEVTPYGWVDHDYLGIDQGPILIMAENYRTGLVWETLKRSPYLVRGLQRAGFEGGWLDGARAEAVEALDLPPARVAEGPGADRLLVVVLGSSTAEGTGPTHRDSTWVNRFRTHLEGVDARFDVLNLARGGYATFHLMPGGTVAPDHIRNAPDPARNIDAALARNPDAIVINLPSNDAAYGVDAATQMSNFDAMIAKADAAGVPVWITTTQPRDFSDPEQVAVQRAVRDQIRARYGDRAIDFWTGFEDTDGGQDADWGSGDNVHYNDAAHRVFFERVRDAGVAATVLAGN
- a CDS encoding carbohydrate ABC transporter permease translates to MPQTAASRAAALFIAPSLLVIGLFFFLPVAAALALSLTDFDLYALADPSTARFVGLKNYAELAQSAEFWQALRNTLYFVVVGGPLSVAVSLGTALLVSSKLTRWKGLWRTVFFAPVVTTLVAVAVVWRYLYNGQYGLLNAALGAVGIEGVDWLGDPAWAMPAIIGLAVWKNFGYNMIIFVAGLAGVPEELYEAARIDGAGWWAQFRHVTLPELAPTFLFVGVITMIGYFQLFAEPYVMTEGGPLRSTVSVVYLMYEEGFKWWNLGYASAVAFVLFAMMLVGTLVQLRLQRGDP
- a CDS encoding sugar ABC transporter substrate-binding protein, whose translation is MTVRLLLLLGLGVALGPLAGCAEADADEVVLEFWAMGAEGEKVQPLIERFEAEHPGIRVEVQQQPWTSVHEKLLTAFAGRSTPDVSQFGNTWVAEMEALGALEDLTPYVRRSAVVDEADYFSGVWDTNVIDGRLWGVPWYVDTRLLFYRTDLFAQAGYDAMPDTWDGWVEAMHAVKAVQPEGGYPILLPVNEFEPPLILGLNTADVLRDGDRYGNFRSDGFRRAFTFYVDLFREGLAPATSGTEISNLYQEIDRGRFASTITGPWNIGEFQRRLTEHPDDWGTAPIPGPDPGTPGVSVAGGASLVIFERSPHKAEAWLLVEFLSRPDIQAEFNALTGDLPPRASVWETTGLASDPYARAFFEQLAHVRPTPKIPEQERIAQTIRQYAEAAARGQRTIDEALAALDADVDRALEKRRWLLDREVGR
- a CDS encoding carbohydrate ABC transporter permease gives rise to the protein MNRRLTTTLLHVALLGVAAVTAFPLLWMLSASFMPSGEASTFPPPLLPSTPTLEHYQALFARADMGRYLLNSALVATAVTVVSLFINSLAGYAFAKLRFRGREKLFRSLLAALVIPAQVAMLPLFLEMRALGLVNSYAGVIVPAAASIFGIFLIRQFALSIPESLLEAARIDGATEFEIYWRIAMPLMRPVLVTLALFTFMGSWNDFMWPLIVLTDDDLYTLPVALATLTRERVQDNEFMMAGAVVTTLPVLVVFLALQRHYVRGIMLGGVKG
- a CDS encoding glycoside hydrolase family 2 TIM barrel-domain containing protein, whose product is MALLLCSGLVLPALAQRTQVSVNDGWRFWNDDSPGADAPAFDDANWEQVDLPHTWNAEDAFDDVPGYRRGIGWYRRTLHLGAETGSPGRRRFLHVEGANQVAEVWVNGQPVGGHVGGYTAFTLDVTDAVRPGDNTVAVRVDNRHDADIPPLDADFTFYGGLYRDVWLVETDAVHLSTAWGASGVRLDTPALADGDTRVRARAGVVNDGLEAVQAMVTHTLRDPAGGVVAVWQQTAAVGAGETVEVEAWSEAISDPALYTPETPAVYRVETRVTAGRHQDAVTSPLGFRWVAADGDGFMLNGVRRQLHGTNRHQDWAGLGNALSDDQHRRDVQIVEETGFDFLRLAHYPQDEAVLAEADRLGLLVWEEIPVVNTITQSEAFAANAERRLREMVRQHYNHPSVVMWGYMNEILLRIPEDAPPDYVDDVRTLAERLDAVAQAEDATRLTAMAVSFNEAAYRIADAADVFAFNLYFGWYHDTFADLGVFLDSLHTAHPDVPLMLSEYGAGSDERIHSDRPVRFDFSTEHAEDFHRASLRTVLDRPWMVGSAVWNQFDFGSAGRQDTKDGINQKGLFFFDRTPKDVAHLYRAMLRDDLVIHVEHDHPHRSGPHRQRVRVFSNADEVGLTVGTKIMGPAVPEDGLVVFEVDLVPGENPLQAVGLSGDQAVFHATTLHYADLGAFFEGTADAPPAVALNVGADHSFADPAGLVYVAEADWPGPMPVGEARRTHHRIDGTEEDARFQSFREMPAVWSLPMLPAGTYDLTLGAARAGGEPGTVTVRLGDAAWGLQAEHAAMARNHVPLGPALGMLRLDLADPWWAVESRVRFTLAQPTAPVLAVTGDGGRPVLSTLVLRRL